Proteins from a genomic interval of Caulobacter sp. NIBR1757:
- a CDS encoding long-chain-fatty-acid--CoA ligase, which produces MRGLMQDQALTVDKILDHAKNWHGHMEVVSRSVEGPIVRTTYAQIHSRAKRVSNLLLQLGVKLGDRVATLAWNTGRHMEAWYGIMGIGAVCHTLNPRLHPDQIAWIINHAEDKIIFVDLTFVPILEAILSQCPSVEQVVVMTDQSHMPGFKIHGVPGIKWGAAHCYETAIAGQSEHCAWGGFDENTACGLCYTSGTTGDPKGVLYSHRSNVIHALVGLQKDVLGMSATDVVLPVVPMFHANAWGTAFACPAVGAKMVMPGAKMDGASVYELLDTEQVTFSAAVPTVWQMLLAELDAKDLKLPHLTKVVIGGSACPESLIRGFKERYDVDVLHAWGMTETSPLGTLGSPNARVAKLSYDEQMPYKLKQGRPPYGIEMKLTNDAGERLPHDGQTFGHLMVKGPFVVGEYFKGAGGAILDPEGFFDTGDVATIDPEGFMQITDRAKDVIKSGGEWISTIDIENIAMGHPKVELAAVIGILHPKWDERPLLLVKLKPGETATKEEFIEYLTGKIAKWWMPDDVAFVDDIPLGATGKIDKKVLRARFADYRLPEVPLMAAMAAAATPVALRAEPDPVLHAPEPPPEAATETPAPFEEAAAGAEAEGLGSPTAAETEPAAHVVPVEEPENRVEQLIQTQPAEAADPGPETVARPAGPAPIAEALIAGAAAAVAGGAMMFTRDEAHRDETLKVEPVREPPPAPTVEAAKVETKAPEPQPAAPAPAPAQSAPPVSDEIPESDLPLTWTPGGAAEPQRTEHVSSKPKTGEDEEVPAALPGMPDMTPLGAAPAAIAGATLVKSQIDKPATGGSSDGGLAFPSSLKSDASVLATSDEPSLSFTPVPAGGAKKVKTKGGLADHFLTIAVALSLAPVLIVLAGAAGMWAGLWDWREGYQSVLTAGPAPNLGWAPAAALVSVLSSFIGLLVAALAGWKRHWRKALTAVFLTLATLGGFAGLAWWEGQSPRIHDVATDWSEPLLFTGNIMSARGPDANLVEPNPVVPLDAGNGAGRPIAEINSETCGVARPAMVSMQPDQAFAAIKAAMLAEGIAVVTDDVRAGRLEGTATSLIYRFKDDVAVRVRPQGIGSRIDIRSISRVGAGDMGGNCRRIGRLTAALAPGA; this is translated from the coding sequence ATGCGCGGCCTCATGCAGGACCAGGCCTTGACGGTCGACAAGATCCTGGACCACGCGAAGAACTGGCATGGCCATATGGAAGTGGTGTCCCGATCGGTCGAAGGACCGATCGTGCGGACGACCTACGCCCAGATCCACAGCCGGGCCAAGCGGGTCTCCAACCTGTTGCTGCAGCTGGGCGTAAAGCTCGGCGACCGGGTCGCCACCCTGGCCTGGAACACCGGCCGCCACATGGAAGCCTGGTACGGCATCATGGGCATCGGGGCGGTCTGCCACACCCTGAACCCGCGCCTGCACCCCGACCAGATCGCCTGGATCATCAACCACGCCGAAGACAAGATCATCTTCGTCGACCTGACCTTCGTGCCGATCCTCGAGGCCATCCTCAGCCAGTGCCCGAGCGTCGAGCAGGTGGTGGTGATGACCGACCAGAGCCACATGCCTGGCTTCAAGATTCATGGCGTGCCCGGGATCAAATGGGGCGCCGCCCATTGCTACGAGACCGCCATCGCCGGCCAGTCGGAGCACTGCGCGTGGGGCGGGTTCGACGAGAACACCGCCTGCGGCCTCTGCTACACCTCCGGCACCACGGGCGATCCCAAGGGCGTGCTCTATTCGCACCGCTCCAACGTCATCCATGCCCTGGTCGGCCTGCAGAAGGACGTGCTGGGCATGTCGGCCACCGACGTGGTGCTGCCGGTGGTGCCGATGTTCCACGCCAACGCCTGGGGCACGGCCTTCGCCTGCCCGGCCGTGGGCGCCAAGATGGTCATGCCGGGCGCGAAGATGGACGGCGCCTCGGTCTACGAACTGCTCGACACCGAACAGGTCACCTTCTCGGCCGCCGTGCCGACCGTCTGGCAGATGCTGCTGGCCGAGCTGGACGCCAAGGACCTCAAGCTGCCGCACCTGACCAAGGTGGTGATCGGCGGCTCGGCCTGTCCCGAAAGCCTGATCCGCGGTTTCAAGGAACGCTACGACGTCGATGTCCTGCATGCCTGGGGCATGACCGAGACCTCGCCGCTGGGCACGCTGGGCTCGCCCAACGCCCGGGTCGCCAAGCTGTCCTACGACGAGCAGATGCCCTACAAGCTCAAGCAGGGCCGGCCGCCCTACGGCATCGAGATGAAGCTGACCAACGATGCGGGCGAGCGGCTGCCGCACGACGGCCAGACCTTCGGCCACCTGATGGTCAAGGGGCCGTTCGTGGTCGGCGAATACTTCAAGGGGGCCGGCGGCGCGATCCTCGACCCGGAAGGCTTCTTCGACACCGGCGACGTGGCGACCATCGACCCCGAAGGCTTCATGCAGATCACCGACCGCGCCAAGGACGTCATCAAGTCCGGCGGCGAGTGGATCAGCACCATCGACATCGAGAATATCGCCATGGGCCACCCGAAGGTGGAGCTGGCGGCGGTGATCGGCATTCTGCATCCCAAATGGGACGAGCGGCCGCTGCTGCTGGTCAAGCTGAAGCCCGGCGAGACGGCGACCAAGGAAGAGTTCATCGAGTATCTGACCGGCAAGATCGCCAAATGGTGGATGCCGGACGACGTCGCCTTCGTCGACGACATCCCGCTGGGCGCCACCGGCAAGATCGACAAGAAGGTGCTGCGGGCGCGCTTCGCCGACTATCGCCTGCCCGAGGTGCCGCTGATGGCGGCCATGGCCGCCGCCGCCACGCCGGTGGCCCTGCGCGCCGAGCCGGATCCGGTGCTGCACGCGCCCGAGCCGCCCCCGGAAGCGGCGACGGAGACCCCGGCCCCTTTTGAAGAAGCGGCGGCCGGCGCGGAGGCGGAGGGCCTCGGCTCCCCGACCGCCGCTGAAACAGAGCCTGCGGCGCACGTCGTCCCGGTCGAGGAGCCCGAGAACCGTGTCGAGCAGCTGATCCAGACGCAGCCGGCCGAAGCGGCCGATCCGGGCCCTGAAACCGTCGCCCGCCCGGCGGGACCGGCCCCCATCGCCGAGGCCCTGATCGCCGGGGCGGCCGCGGCCGTCGCCGGCGGCGCGATGATGTTCACCCGCGACGAGGCTCACCGCGACGAGACCCTGAAGGTGGAGCCGGTGCGCGAGCCGCCGCCGGCCCCGACGGTCGAAGCCGCCAAGGTCGAGACGAAAGCGCCCGAACCGCAACCGGCCGCTCCGGCCCCCGCGCCGGCGCAGTCGGCGCCGCCGGTGAGCGACGAGATCCCGGAAAGCGACCTGCCGCTGACCTGGACCCCCGGGGGCGCGGCCGAGCCTCAGCGCACCGAGCACGTGTCCAGCAAGCCGAAGACGGGCGAGGACGAGGAGGTCCCCGCCGCCCTGCCCGGCATGCCCGACATGACGCCGCTCGGCGCCGCGCCAGCGGCCATCGCCGGCGCGACCCTGGTCAAGAGCCAGATCGACAAGCCGGCAACAGGCGGGTCTTCCGACGGCGGCCTGGCCTTCCCGTCCAGCCTGAAGAGCGACGCCAGCGTGCTGGCGACCAGCGACGAGCCGTCGCTGTCCTTCACCCCGGTTCCGGCCGGCGGCGCGAAGAAGGTCAAGACGAAGGGCGGCCTAGCCGATCACTTCCTGACCATCGCCGTCGCCCTGTCGCTGGCCCCGGTGCTGATCGTCCTGGCCGGCGCGGCCGGCATGTGGGCGGGCCTGTGGGACTGGCGCGAAGGCTATCAGTCGGTGCTGACCGCCGGGCCCGCGCCAAACCTCGGCTGGGCGCCGGCCGCCGCCCTGGTCAGCGTGCTGTCGAGCTTCATCGGCCTGCTGGTCGCCGCCCTGGCCGGCTGGAAGCGGCATTGGAGGAAGGCTTTGACGGCGGTCTTCCTGACCCTGGCCACGCTGGGCGGCTTCGCGGGCCTGGCCTGGTGGGAAGGCCAGTCGCCGCGCATCCACGACGTCGCCACCGACTGGTCCGAGCCGCTGCTGTTCACCGGAAACATCATGTCGGCGCGCGGCCCTGACGCCAATCTGGTCGAGCCCAACCCCGTGGTGCCGCTCGACGCCGGCAATGGCGCCGGCCGGCCGATCGCTGAGATCAACAGCGAGACCTGCGGCGTGGCCCGCCCGGCCATGGTCTCGATGCAGCCCGACCAGGCCTTCGCGGCCATCAAGGCGGCGATGCTGGCCGAGGGCATTGCGGTGGTGACCGACGATGTCCGGGCCGGCCGGCTGGAGGGGACGGCCACCAGCCTGATCTATCGGTTCAAGGACGATGTGGCGGTGCGGGTCAGGCCGCAGGGCATCGGCTCGCGCATCGACATCCGCTCGATCAGCCGCGTCGGGGCGGGCGACATGGGCGGCAACTGCCGGCGCATCGGGCGGCTGACGGCGGCGCTGGCTCCGGGGGCGTAG
- a CDS encoding PDZ domain-containing protein — translation MNGTRRALLSAMGGAGLLLAAAPTLAAEDAAPGPKGWSGVDLQIAGGVASIRELDPFGPAARAGLRPGDLVIGCNGGGLGQLPVALGGPPGEQVELAVLRGQSLRTVRLVLEVQESARP, via the coding sequence ATGAACGGCACAAGGCGAGCTCTGCTCAGCGCCATGGGCGGCGCCGGCCTGTTGCTGGCCGCAGCGCCGACGCTGGCGGCCGAAGACGCCGCGCCTGGCCCCAAGGGCTGGTCAGGCGTCGACCTGCAGATCGCCGGCGGCGTCGCCAGCATCCGCGAGCTTGATCCGTTCGGTCCGGCGGCCCGCGCCGGCCTGCGGCCCGGAGATCTGGTCATCGGCTGCAACGGCGGCGGGCTGGGCCAGCTGCCGGTCGCCCTGGGCGGACCGCCCGGCGAGCAGGTCGAGCTGGCCGTGCTCCGGGGCCAGAGCCTGCGAACCGTGCGCCTGGTGCTTGAAGTACAGGAATCTGCTCGCCCGTAG